A stretch of Aeromicrobium tamlense DNA encodes these proteins:
- a CDS encoding energy-coupling factor transporter transmembrane component T family protein: protein MTGLLTRLNPLVLIGIGVAAALGSPAIRTLPIAVVAVSLWVLAAVLTVPSWKYPAVCLLLVLIPMASVAWSTWLLGGRDAEVALVAGLRTFVLAWPGAVAVGYVDVARLGDYLAQSLKVPGRFAAALSAALQRVSGSWRTWHDLERTRRARGLKVRPWSMAFALLVHTIREATRTSIAMDARGFATAHRRTWAEAATWSRADVGVLVGAVILALVPAGMRLMGL from the coding sequence GTGACCGGCCTGCTCACGCGCCTCAACCCGCTGGTCCTGATCGGGATCGGCGTCGCGGCTGCCCTCGGCTCGCCCGCGATCCGCACGCTGCCGATCGCGGTCGTCGCGGTGTCGCTCTGGGTGCTCGCCGCGGTCCTCACGGTGCCGTCGTGGAAGTACCCGGCAGTCTGCCTGCTGCTCGTGCTGATCCCGATGGCGAGCGTCGCTTGGTCCACGTGGCTGCTGGGCGGTCGCGACGCCGAGGTCGCCCTCGTCGCCGGCCTGCGCACGTTCGTGCTGGCGTGGCCCGGAGCGGTGGCGGTGGGCTACGTCGACGTCGCGCGGCTGGGGGACTACCTGGCCCAGAGCCTCAAGGTGCCGGGGCGCTTCGCCGCCGCCCTGTCGGCGGCGCTCCAGCGGGTCAGCGGCTCGTGGCGCACGTGGCACGACCTGGAGCGGACGCGCCGGGCCCGGGGGCTCAAGGTGCGGCCGTGGTCGATGGCGTTCGCGCTGCTCGTGCACACGATCCGCGAGGCGACGCGCACGTCGATCGCGATGGACGCGCGCGGCTTCGCGACCGCGCACCGTCGCACGTGGGCCGAGGCCGCCACGTGGTCCCGTGCCGATGTCGGCGTCCTCGTCGGAGCCGTGATCCTAGCTCTCGTGCCGGCGGGGATGCGTCTCATGGGCCTCTGA